One Streptomyces sp. NBC_01217 genomic region harbors:
- a CDS encoding TetR/AcrR family transcriptional regulator, with product MAYRKTPAVQDRLAAAKDRLIRCATSVVADVGWASASVTAVAAAAGMSVGSVYQHFPSKGALAVEVFRRASAREVEVLGEVLRDGSGNAAQRLACGVRVFARRALEHPGLAYALLAAPAEPALNEERSEFRRRYRAVFTDVIREGVAAGLFPQQDAEVTAAALTGAIGEVLVDPLSAPTGDTADHLVAELMAMSLRCAGAPSAITD from the coding sequence ATGGCCTACCGCAAGACGCCCGCAGTGCAGGACCGGCTCGCCGCTGCGAAGGACCGCCTCATCCGGTGCGCCACGTCCGTCGTCGCCGATGTGGGCTGGGCGAGCGCGTCGGTCACCGCGGTGGCCGCCGCGGCCGGGATGTCGGTCGGCTCCGTCTACCAGCACTTCCCCTCGAAGGGCGCCCTGGCGGTGGAGGTCTTCCGGCGCGCCTCGGCGCGCGAGGTCGAGGTGCTGGGAGAGGTGCTCCGTGACGGCAGCGGCAATGCGGCGCAACGGCTCGCCTGCGGAGTCCGCGTCTTCGCCCGCCGTGCGCTGGAGCACCCCGGCCTGGCCTACGCCCTCCTCGCGGCCCCGGCCGAGCCCGCGCTGAACGAGGAGCGCTCGGAATTCCGCCGCCGCTATCGCGCGGTGTTCACCGATGTGATCCGCGAGGGCGTTGCCGCCGGACTGTTCCCCCAGCAGGATGCGGAGGTCACGGCGGCCGCGCTCACCGGCGCGATCGGTGAGGTGCTGGTCGATCCGCTGTCCGCTCCCACCGGCGACACGGCCGATCATCTGGTCGCCGAGCTGATGGCGATGTCGCTGCGCTGCGCAGGCGCCCCCTCGGCCATCACCGACTGA
- a CDS encoding GH92 family glycosyl hydrolase, translating into MTATVATLLLAGVQPAVASAGLTTLSASKAGVRLVDDPADYVDPLIGTGRGGSTVGEINNFPGPSVPFGMMQFSPDTPGSYAGYQYHSDRIRGFSLDHASVGCTAFGDVPILPVTGDVGAAPWDRTEHFSHTGEEAEPGYYAVTLDDSKVRAELTASTRTGLAAFTFPEGDEAAQVLVKGGGSLAGNKKADLRIVGDRQVTGSATTGNFCGKGNEYTVHYAITFDRPFTAHGTWDGTSVTKDSDTVDAPRAGAYLTFDTEGARTVRAKVAMSYVSVDGARANMASEVPGWSLEELRKQTRGRWTEELGKARVAGRNTDELKTFYTALYHSLMHPNTFNDADGRYIGFDDKVRTLPEGRTQYANFSDWDTYRSLAPLQAMLWPKEASDMAQSLVNDAEQGGWWPRWPLANSYTGQMTGDSSVPLIASLYAFGARDFDLKTALKYLVKGAMTVDDTPGAYRERPDIANYIERGYAPNNDASRGDHQRVGGSVTLEWAIDDFAIAQLARAAKDMDTVRTFTRRGQNWQNILNPATGYLQPRGEDGRFPDGPGFQPPPAGKFGQDGFDEGNAAQYNWLVPQNTAGLIAGMGGRDVASQRLDTFFTKLNAGPNEPYMWAGNEINFGVPWVYNHLGTPWKTQKAVRDIATTLFSPTPDGEPGNDDLGAQSSWYVWAALGLYPSTPGTPDLTVHSPLFERAVLDLPGRGADLDIRAPKASTDSPYVHDLKLDGRSWERTYLPQSAVSDGGRLDFSLSGTPDTTWATSAKAAPPSYRTGERPFLANATPNQITAEPGGDGAELAVAAQRLAGHDRTLTVTAEAPEGLTVSQGTTRLKLDPATGSGTATLTVKAGPGTAEGYYEVPLTVSAGGHADPVRLSAIVLVASKDSLPAAYDNRGLSDDADHGQGDYDGAGNSYSRQALSAAGLKGGARLDVSGTSFTWPAAPQGRPDNVAADGRTIDLTAAAKDAEQMLFVGSATNGDHAGSATVTFTDGSTAKADLSFGDWTLPGGGTDPVLGNTLVARTGHRNQPGGNGPAVYVFATTPFQVPAGKQIRSVTLPHDLDLHVFAVGLG; encoded by the coding sequence GTGACCGCCACCGTGGCGACACTGCTCCTCGCCGGAGTGCAACCCGCCGTGGCATCCGCCGGTCTGACAACGTTGTCAGCTTCAAAGGCCGGTGTTCGACTCGTAGACGATCCCGCGGACTATGTCGATCCGCTCATCGGCACCGGGCGCGGTGGTTCCACCGTGGGCGAGATCAACAACTTTCCCGGTCCTTCGGTCCCGTTCGGGATGATGCAGTTCTCACCCGACACCCCCGGTTCGTACGCCGGGTACCAGTACCACAGCGACCGGATCCGGGGCTTCAGCCTCGACCACGCCTCGGTCGGCTGCACGGCCTTCGGTGATGTGCCGATCCTGCCCGTGACGGGCGATGTCGGCGCGGCGCCCTGGGACCGTACCGAACACTTCTCGCACACCGGCGAAGAGGCCGAACCCGGCTATTACGCGGTCACGCTCGACGACTCGAAGGTGCGTGCCGAGCTGACCGCGTCCACGCGCACCGGCCTCGCCGCGTTCACCTTCCCCGAGGGCGACGAGGCGGCGCAGGTCCTGGTCAAGGGCGGTGGGAGCCTCGCCGGGAACAAGAAGGCCGACCTGCGGATCGTCGGTGACCGGCAGGTCACCGGCTCCGCCACCACCGGCAACTTCTGCGGCAAGGGCAACGAGTACACCGTTCACTACGCGATCACCTTCGACCGCCCGTTCACCGCGCACGGCACCTGGGACGGAACGTCCGTGACGAAGGACAGCGACACGGTCGACGCGCCCAGGGCCGGTGCCTATCTGACCTTCGACACCGAAGGGGCGCGAACGGTGCGCGCCAAGGTGGCCATGTCGTACGTCTCCGTGGACGGCGCCCGGGCCAACATGGCCTCCGAGGTGCCCGGTTGGAGCCTGGAGGAGCTGCGGAAGCAGACCCGGGGCCGGTGGACCGAGGAGCTCGGCAAGGCACGGGTCGCGGGCCGGAACACCGATGAGCTGAAGACGTTCTACACCGCGCTCTACCACTCGCTGATGCACCCGAACACATTCAACGACGCCGACGGCCGCTACATCGGCTTCGACGACAAGGTGCGCACGCTGCCCGAGGGCCGTACCCAGTACGCCAACTTCTCGGACTGGGACACCTACCGCTCTCTCGCTCCCCTTCAGGCCATGCTGTGGCCGAAGGAGGCGAGCGACATGGCGCAGTCCCTGGTCAACGATGCCGAACAGGGCGGCTGGTGGCCGCGCTGGCCGCTCGCGAACAGCTACACGGGACAGATGACCGGCGACAGCTCCGTGCCCCTCATCGCCAGCCTGTACGCCTTCGGCGCCCGCGACTTCGACCTCAAGACCGCGCTGAAGTACCTGGTCAAGGGCGCGATGACGGTGGACGACACCCCCGGCGCCTATCGGGAGCGTCCCGACATCGCCAACTACATCGAGCGCGGCTACGCACCCAACAACGACGCCTCGCGCGGCGACCACCAGCGCGTCGGCGGGTCCGTCACACTGGAGTGGGCGATCGACGACTTCGCCATCGCACAACTCGCCCGCGCCGCCAAGGACATGGACACCGTCCGCACCTTCACGCGCCGCGGCCAGAACTGGCAGAACATCCTCAACCCCGCCACCGGCTATCTCCAGCCGCGCGGCGAGGACGGGCGCTTCCCCGACGGGCCCGGCTTCCAGCCGCCACCTGCGGGCAAGTTCGGCCAGGACGGCTTCGACGAAGGCAACGCCGCACAGTACAACTGGCTCGTACCGCAGAACACCGCCGGTCTGATCGCGGGCATGGGCGGCAGGGACGTCGCGTCCCAGCGGCTCGACACGTTCTTCACCAAGCTCAACGCGGGGCCGAACGAGCCCTACATGTGGGCCGGAAACGAGATCAACTTCGGTGTGCCATGGGTCTACAACCACCTCGGCACGCCGTGGAAGACGCAGAAGGCGGTACGGGACATCGCGACGACCCTCTTCAGCCCCACGCCGGACGGCGAGCCGGGCAATGACGATCTCGGCGCGCAGTCCTCGTGGTACGTCTGGGCCGCTCTAGGCCTCTATCCCTCGACTCCCGGTACGCCGGACCTCACCGTGCACAGTCCGCTGTTCGAAAGGGCCGTGCTGGACCTGCCGGGCCGCGGCGCCGATCTGGACATCAGGGCCCCGAAGGCCTCGACGGACAGCCCGTACGTGCATGACCTGAAGCTCGACGGCCGCAGCTGGGAGCGTACTTATCTCCCGCAGTCGGCGGTGAGCGACGGCGGGCGGCTCGACTTCTCGCTGTCCGGCACACCGGACACCACTTGGGCGACCTCCGCGAAGGCGGCACCGCCGTCCTACCGCACCGGTGAGCGCCCCTTCCTGGCCAACGCGACACCCAACCAGATCACAGCCGAGCCGGGCGGCGACGGAGCGGAACTCGCGGTCGCCGCGCAGCGCCTCGCCGGACACGACCGGACCTTGACGGTCACCGCCGAGGCACCGGAGGGCCTGACCGTGAGCCAGGGAACCACCCGGCTGAAGCTCGATCCGGCGACGGGTTCGGGCACCGCGACGCTGACGGTGAAGGCCGGGCCGGGGACCGCGGAGGGTTACTACGAAGTGCCGCTGACCGTGTCCGCAGGCGGTCACGCCGATCCCGTACGGCTGTCCGCGATCGTTCTGGTCGCTTCGAAGGACAGCCTTCCGGCCGCCTACGACAACAGGGGGCTGTCCGACGACGCGGATCACGGCCAGGGCGACTACGACGGAGCCGGGAACAGTTATTCGCGGCAGGCGCTGTCGGCGGCCGGGCTCAAGGGCGGGGCGCGTCTGGACGTCTCGGGCACCTCCTTCACCTGGCCGGCCGCGCCGCAGGGCCGGCCGGACAACGTTGCCGCGGACGGCCGGACCATCGATCTGACCGCCGCCGCGAAGGACGCCGAACAGATGCTGTTCGTGGGCTCGGCGACCAATGGTGATCACGCGGGCAGTGCCACGGTGACCTTCACCGACGGCAGTACGGCGAAGGCGGACCTGTCGTTCGGCGACTGGACCCTGCCGGGCGGCGGCACGGACCCGGTCCTCGGCAACACGCTCGTCGCACGGACCGGACATCGCAATCAGCCCGGTGGCAACGGCCCCGCCGTCTACGTCTTCGCCACCACACCGTTCCAGGTCCCGGCGGGCAAGCAGATCAGGAGCGTGACGCTTCCTCACGACCTCGACCTGCATGTCTTCGCCGTCGGACTCGGCTGA
- a CDS encoding class I adenylate-forming enzyme family protein: MHLSAMLDSAVRKAGDKEAVVYRDQRLTYRELAAAVRRAARVLRDAGLRPGDRLAVMTYNTPAFLLAAFGAWHAGATLVPVNHKLQTSEVERILKHCGARVAVVDEAIGARATDAAAEVRWLISRPDEERGAAESDTPSFEALIERAAEWDGARTTDTGIAQILYTSGTSGRPKGCVHTHRGIALTATYTAATLPLRPDERFLVCMPVWHASPLNNWTMGTVLMAGTVVLQHEYEPRGMLEIMQRERVTSVFGAPVAFLAPLRAVPDFKEFDLHSVRAWAYGGGPLDADSARTLMSAYGSTNFHQVYGMSEMGPVGSSLSPDEQISKAGSIGRGGMPGVDLRVVTVAGKDAAAGETGEIWLRSDTRMVGYLDDEEATAKVFSGDWYRTGDLGRIDTDGFVTLVDRIQDMIITGGENVASQEVEAVLRGHPDIVDVAVIGRPHRQWGETVVAVVVLSDGAELTLEELRTWMTPLIARYKIPRELVLRTELPRTPSGKVTKPVLRADLADA; encoded by the coding sequence ATGCACCTCAGTGCCATGCTGGACAGCGCGGTCCGCAAGGCCGGCGACAAGGAAGCCGTCGTCTACCGTGATCAGCGATTGACCTACCGGGAGCTGGCCGCTGCCGTCCGGCGGGCCGCCCGCGTGCTGAGGGATGCGGGGCTGAGGCCCGGCGACCGGCTGGCGGTGATGACGTACAACACGCCCGCTTTCCTCCTCGCCGCCTTCGGCGCCTGGCACGCGGGCGCCACCCTGGTACCCGTCAACCACAAGCTCCAGACCTCCGAGGTGGAGCGGATCCTGAAGCACTGCGGCGCCCGGGTGGCCGTCGTGGACGAGGCCATCGGCGCCCGCGCGACCGACGCCGCGGCCGAGGTCCGTTGGCTGATCAGCCGACCGGACGAGGAGCGCGGCGCGGCAGAGTCCGACACCCCCTCCTTCGAAGCGCTGATCGAGCGGGCCGCCGAGTGGGACGGTGCCCGCACGACGGACACCGGCATCGCCCAGATCCTCTACACCTCCGGTACGTCCGGCCGCCCGAAGGGGTGTGTGCACACGCACCGCGGTATCGCCCTCACCGCCACGTACACCGCGGCCACCCTGCCGCTGCGACCCGACGAGCGCTTCCTGGTCTGCATGCCGGTCTGGCACGCATCGCCCCTGAACAACTGGACGATGGGCACGGTCCTCATGGCCGGCACCGTGGTGCTCCAGCATGAGTACGAACCCCGGGGAATGCTGGAGATCATGCAGAGGGAGCGGGTCACTTCCGTGTTCGGAGCCCCCGTCGCGTTTCTCGCACCCCTGCGTGCAGTGCCGGACTTCAAGGAGTTCGATCTGCACTCCGTACGGGCGTGGGCGTACGGCGGCGGTCCGCTCGACGCCGACTCCGCCCGCACCCTGATGAGCGCCTACGGGAGCACGAACTTCCATCAGGTGTACGGAATGAGCGAGATGGGCCCTGTCGGTTCCTCGCTCTCGCCCGACGAGCAGATCAGCAAGGCCGGCTCCATCGGCCGCGGTGGCATGCCCGGCGTCGACCTGCGCGTCGTCACCGTCGCGGGCAAGGACGCGGCGGCCGGTGAGACCGGCGAGATCTGGCTGCGCTCGGACACCCGCATGGTCGGATACCTGGACGACGAGGAAGCCACCGCCAAGGTCTTCTCGGGCGACTGGTACCGAACCGGCGACCTCGGCCGGATCGACACCGACGGGTTCGTGACCCTGGTCGACCGCATCCAGGACATGATCATCACCGGTGGTGAGAACGTCGCCTCGCAGGAGGTCGAGGCGGTCCTGCGCGGACACCCGGACATCGTCGACGTCGCGGTCATCGGCCGGCCGCACCGGCAGTGGGGGGAGACCGTGGTCGCCGTCGTCGTACTGAGCGACGGCGCGGAACTGACCCTGGAAGAACTGCGCACCTGGATGACTCCGCTGATCGCCCGTTACAAGATCCCGCGCGAACTCGTGCTGCGCACGGAACTGCCGCGTACCCCTTCGGGCAAGGTGACCAAGCCCGTTCTGCGGGCGGACCTTGCCGACGCCTGA